In bacterium, a genomic segment contains:
- a CDS encoding CYTH domain-containing protein encodes MAKEIERKFLVKGEFARFAHKKTRIIQGYLCSVPERTVRVRVKGDQGYLTIKGIGNASGASRYEWEKEIPLNEAEELLKICEPGVIDKCRYQVTAGAHTFEVDEFYGENQGLVLAEVELGAEEDAFEKPEWLGEEVTGDVRYYNSMLMKTPYTKW; translated from the coding sequence ATGGCTAAAGAGATTGAACGCAAGTTTCTGGTAAAGGGCGAATTCGCCCGTTTTGCCCATAAAAAGACCCGCATCATTCAGGGGTACCTCTGTTCTGTGCCCGAGCGTACGGTGCGCGTCCGCGTCAAGGGCGACCAGGGTTATCTGACCATCAAGGGGATCGGCAACGCCTCCGGCGCCAGCCGCTATGAATGGGAGAAGGAGATCCCGCTCAATGAGGCCGAAGAGTTGCTCAAGATCTGCGAGCCCGGGGTCATCGACAAATGCCGTTATCAGGTCACAGCCGGCGCCCACACCTTCGAGGTGGACGAGTTCTATGGCGAGAATCAGGGTCTGGTCCTGGCTGAGGTCGAGCTGGGGGCGGAGGAGGACGCCTTCGAAAAGCCTGAATGGCTCGGCGAAGAGGTCACCGGCGATGTCCGTTATTACAATTCGATGCTGATGAAAACGCCCTATACCAAATGGTGA
- a CDS encoding SLC13 family permease has translation MTPFDPLDMRNYRMEQLPKREKGKFASRVAAAGPFLAVAAFLLFAFGFEIPFLQNIDAATLSSSSAKAAYAKLGAAAFTRSNEMMLAIFVVSFILWGTEALPNYLTGLIVLIALVLTGVLPEKEAYAQLGHPVMWLNIMSFVLASMLVTTGVAKRLALGFLLRFGKNANRVFLSFIFINLVLSAVISSTIAKAAILLPIFMVIAAIYGARGGEEKTNFGRSIVLQNLLCINIGASAFMTGSGANLLGAALIGGAIGTRVYYSDWIVAMMPVSITMMLLSYLVAARLFFPLKPEERMPQIQGGMERLRQEYRSLGPLSRQEIKAVVLFLLILGFWATERMHHVSATAVAFVGAIIALLPGIGIIKWNDVDIPWHLMLFSAGAYALGAGLDVTDLSFLSVNAFFNHVGIGDQTPFWVLYLLLTGVMIFSAIAFESKTMRCMIFVPIAIGTANRFGLNIASLALPVVFLIEHVDVLPFNSKPAALLYETDRYSLGDAIKFGLVMMLITWLVFIVAGETWFRFLGITPKGVFGLF, from the coding sequence ATGACGCCTTTTGATCCCCTGGATATGCGGAATTACCGCATGGAGCAGCTGCCCAAACGGGAGAAGGGCAAATTCGCCAGCAGGGTTGCAGCGGCGGGCCCTTTTCTTGCGGTGGCGGCGTTTCTGCTTTTCGCTTTTGGATTCGAAATCCCTTTTCTTCAGAACATCGATGCGGCGACGCTTTCCTCCTCCTCCGCCAAAGCGGCGTATGCCAAGCTGGGTGCGGCGGCGTTCACGCGCAGCAACGAAATGATGCTGGCGATCTTCGTCGTGAGTTTTATTCTCTGGGGAACCGAAGCCCTGCCCAATTATCTGACCGGGCTGATCGTGCTCATCGCGCTCGTGCTCACCGGCGTGCTGCCGGAGAAAGAGGCCTATGCTCAACTGGGCCACCCGGTGATGTGGCTCAATATCATGTCCTTCGTCCTGGCGAGTATGCTGGTGACCACCGGTGTCGCCAAGCGCCTCGCGCTGGGCTTTCTGTTGCGTTTCGGCAAAAATGCGAACCGGGTTTTTCTCAGCTTCATTTTTATCAATCTGGTCCTTTCTGCTGTCATCTCCTCCACGATCGCCAAGGCCGCCATTCTGCTGCCGATCTTTATGGTGATTGCGGCCATTTATGGGGCTCGCGGCGGCGAGGAGAAAACCAATTTCGGCCGCAGCATTGTTCTGCAGAACCTTCTGTGCATCAACATCGGTGCCAGCGCCTTCATGACCGGTTCGGGGGCTAATCTGCTTGGGGCGGCTTTGATCGGCGGCGCCATCGGCACCCGGGTCTATTATTCGGACTGGATTGTGGCGATGATGCCGGTCTCGATAACCATGATGCTGCTCTCCTATCTGGTGGCGGCGCGTCTCTTCTTTCCGCTCAAACCGGAGGAGCGGATGCCGCAGATCCAGGGGGGCATGGAGCGGCTCAGGCAGGAGTACCGCAGTCTGGGGCCCCTGAGCCGCCAGGAGATCAAGGCCGTCGTGTTGTTTCTCCTGATTCTCGGCTTTTGGGCGACCGAGCGCATGCATCATGTCAGCGCGACCGCTGTGGCTTTTGTCGGGGCGATCATCGCGCTACTGCCGGGTATCGGCATCATCAAGTGGAATGACGTCGACATCCCCTGGCATCTCATGCTTTTCTCAGCCGGGGCCTACGCACTCGGCGCCGGTCTCGATGTGACCGATCTCTCCTTTCTCAGCGTCAATGCCTTTTTTAATCATGTCGGTATCGGGGATCAGACGCCCTTCTGGGTGCTTTATCTGCTGTTGACCGGGGTCATGATCTTCAGTGCGATTGCGTTCGAGTCCAAGACCATGCGCTGTATGATCTTTGTACCGATTGCCATCGGGACGGCCAACCGTTTCGGCCTCAACATTGCCAGCCTGGCGCTGCCGGTGGTCTTTTTGATCGAGCACGTCGATGTGCTGCCGTTCAACAGCAAACCGGCGGCCCTGCTCTACGAAACGGACCGCTATTCCCTGGGCGATGCCATCAAGTTCGGACTGGTCATGATGCTGATTACCTGGCTGGTGTTCATTGTCGCCGGGGAGACCTGGTTCCGTTTCCTGGGCATCACTCCCAAAGGCGTCTTCGGCCTATTCTAA
- the gatD gene encoding Glu-tRNA(Gln) amidotransferase subunit GatD — MSSEYKGYRGEALAALENFSAPVWSDVKVLTSQGSYSGIVLPRSETADPKHIVLKLRSGYNIGIAAARIQAIEILGRKEAHYKIPEKEFPYDPKKPRVKLLGTGGTIASRLDYRTGAVIPAFSPGELYGSVPELADICNLETEKLYGVFSENMGPEQWIGTAQAIGREIEKGVQGIVIGHGTDTMHHTAAILSFMVQNSPVPIVMVGSQRSSDRPSSDAALNLMHSVKTAAESDIAEVMVCMFGPTSDVYGLLHRGTRVRKMHSSYRSTFRTIGDIPLAMVSRDKITPLRQDYRRRRHDREVTINTAFEEKVSIVYYYPNMKPDIIDALIDNGYRGIVIAGTGLGHVNKPLYPALQRAREKNIAVYMTVQTLWGYVQMYVYDTGRDMMELGVTPMANMLPEVAYVKLGWALGQSSDLMRVREIMYAPVNGEITEREPSNGYLIFQGGIPEVEEFISQIKK; from the coding sequence ATGTCGAGCGAATACAAAGGCTATCGCGGCGAGGCCCTGGCCGCACTGGAGAATTTCTCAGCCCCGGTCTGGAGCGACGTCAAGGTCCTCACCAGCCAGGGCAGCTACAGCGGCATCGTCCTGCCGCGCTCGGAAACCGCCGATCCCAAACATATCGTGCTCAAGCTGCGTTCGGGCTACAATATCGGCATCGCCGCCGCTCGCATTCAGGCCATCGAGATCCTCGGCCGCAAGGAGGCCCACTACAAGATCCCCGAAAAAGAGTTCCCCTACGACCCCAAAAAGCCGCGCGTCAAACTACTGGGCACGGGGGGCACCATCGCCAGCCGCCTCGACTATCGTACCGGCGCCGTCATCCCTGCCTTCTCGCCCGGCGAGCTCTACGGCTCGGTACCCGAGCTCGCCGATATCTGCAACCTCGAGACCGAGAAACTCTACGGGGTCTTTTCTGAAAACATGGGCCCCGAGCAATGGATCGGCACGGCGCAGGCGATCGGGCGCGAGATCGAAAAGGGCGTGCAGGGGATCGTCATCGGACACGGCACCGACACCATGCACCACACCGCCGCCATCCTCTCCTTCATGGTCCAGAATTCGCCGGTGCCGATCGTCATGGTCGGATCGCAGCGTTCCTCCGACCGCCCCTCCTCGGACGCCGCCCTCAACCTGATGCACAGCGTCAAGACCGCTGCTGAATCGGACATTGCTGAGGTGATGGTCTGCATGTTCGGCCCGACCTCCGACGTCTACGGCCTGCTGCATCGCGGCACGCGGGTGCGCAAGATGCACTCCAGCTATCGCTCGACCTTCCGCACCATTGGCGACATCCCACTGGCCATGGTTAGCCGCGACAAGATCACCCCGCTGCGCCAGGACTACCGGCGCCGCCGCCACGACCGCGAGGTCACTATCAACACCGCCTTTGAGGAGAAGGTAAGCATCGTCTATTATTATCCCAACATGAAGCCCGACATCATCGACGCCCTCATTGATAACGGTTACCGCGGCATCGTCATCGCCGGCACCGGCCTCGGCCATGTCAACAAGCCGCTCTATCCGGCCTTGCAGCGGGCCCGCGAGAAGAACATCGCCGTCTACATGACCGTGCAAACCCTCTGGGGCTATGTGCAGATGTACGTCTACGACACCGGGCGGGATATGATGGAACTCGGGGTGACTCCCATGGCCAATATGCTGCCGGAGGTGGCTTATGTCAAGCTGGGGTGGGCGCTGGGGCAGAGCAGCGATCTCATGCGGGTGCGCGAGATCATGTATGCCCCCGTCAACGGCGAGATCACCGAACGGGAGCCCTCCAACGGCTATCTGATCTTCCAGGGGGGGATTCCCGAGGTGGAAGAGTTCATCTCTCAAATCAAAAAATGA
- a CDS encoding DUF47 family protein, which produces MALLFKKSKQIEVQIDEFLDLVIKGGLIFKQAVRYYLQGRLEEFENHLKELNDTEEKGDDLRREIESKLYLRTLIPESRGDVLGLMESSDKVLNQTTETLLQFSVESPVIPEDLHPIVLDIADYAVHACEGMGKAIRAYFRDLASVRDHVNQVLFYRKETNKSAEKFKRAVFSRELRLSHKIHLRYFAYHIELIAEEAEDVCDRLSIATIKRSI; this is translated from the coding sequence ATGGCGTTGCTGTTCAAAAAAAGCAAACAGATCGAGGTTCAGATTGACGAGTTTCTCGACCTGGTCATCAAGGGCGGTCTCATTTTCAAACAGGCCGTCCGCTATTATCTCCAGGGCCGGCTCGAGGAATTCGAGAACCATCTGAAGGAACTCAATGATACCGAGGAAAAGGGGGATGACCTTCGCCGCGAGATCGAAAGCAAACTTTACCTGCGCACCCTGATTCCCGAGTCCCGCGGCGATGTGCTCGGACTGATGGAGAGTTCCGACAAGGTGCTCAACCAGACCACCGAGACTCTGCTGCAGTTTTCGGTCGAATCCCCGGTCATTCCGGAGGATCTTCACCCGATCGTTCTTGATATTGCGGATTATGCGGTCCATGCCTGTGAAGGGATGGGCAAGGCGATTCGCGCTTATTTTCGCGACCTGGCGTCGGTCCGCGACCATGTCAATCAGGTCTTGTTCTATCGAAAGGAGACCAATAAGAGCGCGGAAAAATTCAAACGCGCTGTCTTCAGCCGCGAACTGCGCCTGAGTCATAAAATCCATTTGCGCTATTTTGCCTATCATATCGAGTTGATTGCAGAGGAGGCGGAAGATGTCTGCGACCGCCTGTCCATTGCCACCATCAAGCGTTCTATTTGA
- a CDS encoding inorganic phosphate transporter translates to MIWFFLTSGLFLGWSLGAKDAANVFGTAVGSGMVRFKVAASIASLFVILGAMVEGSGTTETLGHLGAVNAMAGSFTVALAAGLTLSWMTRAKLPVATSQAIVGAILGWNWFTKSPTDVAVLSKIVATWFLSPLLASLFAVLIYLLFKRILGRARIHILRLDAYTRAGLIIVGALGSYTLGANNIANVMGVFVPASPFHDIPLFVGASLHGTQQLFLLGALAIATGIYTYSQRMMQAVGNEIFKLTPILALIVVLAHTIVLFIFASTGLKRALLALGLPTIPLVPVSSSQAIVGAIFGIGMVKGMKGLNFRLLGRIAAGWIITPVFAALISFSALFFVQNVFEQEVIHRTAVPQAVAPPVAVPTRPDTLSIPDTLTTIPVIH, encoded by the coding sequence ATGATCTGGTTCTTCCTGACAAGCGGTCTCTTCCTGGGATGGTCTCTTGGTGCCAAGGACGCCGCCAATGTCTTCGGCACCGCGGTGGGATCGGGGATGGTGCGGTTCAAGGTGGCCGCCAGCATTGCGAGCCTGTTCGTGATTCTCGGGGCTATGGTGGAAGGCTCCGGCACCACGGAGACGCTTGGGCACCTTGGTGCAGTCAACGCCATGGCGGGCTCTTTTACAGTCGCCCTGGCCGCCGGCCTGACTCTGTCCTGGATGACGCGCGCCAAGCTGCCTGTCGCGACCTCCCAGGCGATCGTCGGCGCCATCCTTGGCTGGAACTGGTTCACCAAGTCACCGACCGATGTGGCGGTCCTCTCCAAAATCGTCGCGACCTGGTTTCTCTCCCCCTTGCTGGCGTCGCTTTTCGCTGTCCTGATCTATCTCTTGTTCAAACGTATCCTCGGCCGGGCGCGTATTCACATACTGCGGCTGGATGCTTATACCCGAGCGGGATTGATCATCGTCGGCGCACTCGGATCCTATACCCTGGGCGCTAATAATATTGCCAATGTCATGGGTGTCTTCGTACCCGCCTCACCCTTTCACGACATCCCCCTGTTCGTCGGTGCCAGCCTGCACGGCACCCAGCAGCTTTTTCTCCTTGGGGCCCTGGCGATCGCGACAGGGATCTATACCTATTCCCAGCGCATGATGCAGGCTGTGGGCAATGAAATCTTTAAACTCACACCGATACTCGCCCTGATCGTGGTTCTGGCCCATACCATCGTACTCTTCATCTTCGCCTCCACCGGCTTGAAACGCGCGCTGCTCGCTCTCGGTCTCCCGACGATCCCCCTGGTGCCAGTTTCAAGCTCGCAGGCCATCGTCGGCGCCATCTTCGGCATCGGCATGGTCAAGGGGATGAAGGGGCTCAATTTCAGGTTGCTGGGAAGAATTGCCGCCGGCTGGATCATCACCCCGGTATTTGCCGCACTCATCTCATTCAGCGCTCTTTTCTTTGTCCAGAACGTCTTCGAGCAGGAGGTCATCCACCGTACCGCGGTCCCGCAAGCGGTCGCACCCCCCGTTGCGGTGCCGACCCGGCCGGATACTCTTTCGATTCCTGATACCTTAACCACCATTCCAGTAATCCATTAA